One Halioglobus japonicus DNA segment encodes these proteins:
- a CDS encoding YdcF family protein has protein sequence MSLLVYPLTQVILAVLIGLFLLKKDWPRSGKWLIFFATAWLYVCSSALFADFLMGSLEDYYRPKVMSVVPKAEAIVVLGGGTRGDTHWSSHGDLNHAADRMLHAADLYKNGKAPFILVSGGAGPGDRSEADIMEQILVTMGVPARAILKESNSRDTHENAVFSKVILDGKGVEKIHLVTSAWHMRRAVPLFAREGYEVIPAPTDYQRLVGTPAVPPFLPTVDDLARTTYALREYVGYLVYRYRGWL, from the coding sequence TTGTCGCTGCTGGTGTATCCGCTCACCCAGGTGATTCTGGCGGTATTAATTGGATTATTCCTGCTGAAGAAAGATTGGCCGCGCAGCGGTAAGTGGCTGATCTTCTTTGCCACGGCCTGGCTGTATGTGTGTTCCAGCGCCCTGTTTGCGGATTTCCTGATGGGCAGCCTCGAGGACTATTACCGCCCCAAAGTGATGTCAGTTGTGCCCAAAGCGGAAGCGATCGTGGTGCTGGGCGGCGGCACCCGCGGCGATACTCACTGGAGTAGCCACGGCGATCTCAACCACGCGGCTGACCGCATGCTGCACGCGGCGGATCTCTATAAAAACGGCAAGGCCCCGTTTATTTTGGTGAGCGGCGGGGCCGGGCCAGGAGACCGATCCGAGGCGGATATCATGGAGCAGATTCTGGTAACCATGGGCGTGCCGGCCAGGGCTATTCTTAAGGAGAGCAACAGCCGTGATACCCACGAAAACGCCGTTTTTTCAAAAGTGATTCTCGACGGCAAAGGCGTTGAGAAAATTCACTTGGTAACGTCTGCCTGGCATATGCGCCGCGCCGTGCCCTTATTTGCGCGCGAAGGGTACGAGGTGATTCCCGCGCCCACCGATTACCAGCGCCTCGTCGGTACACCCGCGGTGCCGCCCTTTTTACCCACTGTGGACGATCTGGCCCGCACCACGTATGCCTTGCGGGAATATGTCGGTTATCTTGTGTATCGCTACCGCGGTTGGCTCTAG
- a CDS encoding MAPEG family protein, which produces MQYVAIVTILMLVQYTAYMLLCGFARGENVVAPATSGDEKFERAFRVQMNTLEQMAVTLPAMWVCAYFFSPLWAAGLGVMFMVGRLLYRNAYMKDPATRGPGMGIGFLANVGLMVLSLWGAIGQL; this is translated from the coding sequence ATGCAATATGTCGCGATTGTCACCATCCTCATGCTCGTGCAATACACGGCTTACATGTTGCTGTGCGGCTTTGCCCGGGGCGAGAACGTGGTGGCGCCAGCCACCTCCGGCGACGAAAAATTCGAGCGCGCCTTCCGGGTGCAGATGAACACCCTGGAACAAATGGCAGTGACTTTGCCAGCCATGTGGGTGTGCGCGTATTTTTTCAGCCCGCTGTGGGCGGCGGGCCTGGGCGTGATGTTTATGGTGGGCCGGCTGCTGTACCGCAACGCCTACATGAAGGACCCGGCCACGCGCGGCCCGGGCATGGGCATCGGGTTTCTCGCAAACGTGGGCCTTATGGTGCTTTCGCTGTGGGGTGCTATCGGCCAGCTATAA
- the galE gene encoding UDP-glucose 4-epimerase GalE: MSQTVLVTGGAGYIGSHACVSLVEAGFTVVVLDNLCNSSREAVARVEQITGADIPAIEGDIRDAQCLADVFASHRIDAVMHFAGLKAVGESVEKPLEYYDNNVNGTLVLLGAMEQAGVTRMIFSSSATVYGDPASMPIREDFPTSATNPYGRSKLMVEEILGDWAVARPNWSIGRLRYFNPVGAHASGRIGEDPSGIPNNLMPFVAQVAVGRREKLAVFGDDYPTPDGTGVRDYIHVVDLAEGHVAALNYVLEKPGLLTVNLGTGNGSSVLDMVRAFEAASGKPVPYEIVARRAGDIAECWADPALAEELLGWKASRTLEDMCADTWRWQSANPAGYSG, from the coding sequence ATGTCGCAAACTGTTCTGGTCACCGGTGGTGCGGGTTATATCGGAAGCCACGCCTGTGTCTCCCTCGTCGAAGCGGGTTTTACCGTGGTGGTGCTGGATAACCTGTGCAATAGCAGCCGCGAAGCGGTAGCCCGGGTGGAACAGATCACCGGCGCAGACATCCCCGCCATCGAAGGCGACATTCGTGACGCCCAGTGCCTGGCCGATGTATTTGCCTCTCACCGCATCGACGCCGTAATGCACTTTGCCGGCCTCAAAGCCGTGGGCGAATCTGTCGAGAAGCCTCTCGAATACTACGACAACAACGTGAACGGCACGCTTGTGTTGCTGGGTGCCATGGAGCAGGCCGGTGTCACCCGAATGATTTTCTCCTCCTCGGCCACCGTCTATGGCGACCCGGCCTCTATGCCGATTCGTGAAGATTTCCCTACCTCGGCCACCAACCCCTATGGTCGTTCCAAGCTTATGGTGGAGGAGATTCTCGGCGACTGGGCGGTAGCTCGCCCCAACTGGAGCATCGGCCGGCTGCGCTATTTTAACCCGGTGGGCGCTCACGCCAGTGGCCGTATCGGTGAAGACCCGAGCGGCATTCCGAACAACCTGATGCCCTTTGTGGCGCAGGTGGCGGTAGGCCGACGGGAAAAACTGGCTGTGTTTGGCGATGATTACCCTACGCCCGATGGCACTGGCGTGCGTGATTACATTCATGTGGTTGATCTCGCAGAAGGCCATGTAGCGGCACTGAACTATGTGCTGGAAAAGCCCGGCCTGCTCACCGTGAACCTGGGCACTGGCAATGGATCTTCAGTGCTCGACATGGTGCGAGCCTTCGAGGCCGCCAGTGGCAAGCCTGTGCCGTATGAGATTGTTGCGCGCCGAGCGGGGGATATTGCTGAATGTTGGGCAGACCCGGCTCTGGCCGAAGAGTTACTGGGCTGGAAAGCCAGCCGCACCCTGGAAGATATGTGCGCCGACACCTGGCGCTGGCAGTCGGCGAACCCGGCCGGTTATTCCGGCTGA
- a CDS encoding NAD-dependent epimerase has product MHILVTGAAGFIGFHTCQKLLARGDTVVGLDNLNDYYEVSLKQARLALLEAQPGFTFIEANLEDRPVLEALFAEHQFDAVINLAAQAGVRYSLENPHAYIDSNIVGFTNILECCRHNNVGHLVYASSSSVYGMNSTMPFSVHDNVDHPISLYAASKKANELMAHTYSHLFDLPTTGLRFFTVYGPWGRPDMALFLFTRAILAGEPLKVFNEGKMQRDFTYIDDIVEGVVRVTDNTATPNPDWDSANPDPGTSSAPYRIFNIGNNNPVKLLDYIGAIENALGMKAKLELLPMQPGDVPATAANIDALENAVGYRPSTPVSEGIDNFIRWYREFYGA; this is encoded by the coding sequence ATGCATATTCTCGTTACCGGCGCCGCCGGCTTTATCGGTTTCCACACTTGTCAGAAACTCCTCGCCCGCGGTGATACCGTGGTTGGGCTGGATAACCTGAACGATTACTACGAGGTAAGTCTCAAGCAAGCCCGTTTGGCGCTGCTCGAGGCACAGCCTGGTTTTACCTTCATTGAGGCCAATCTGGAAGATCGGCCTGTGCTTGAAGCACTGTTTGCCGAGCACCAGTTCGACGCCGTAATCAATCTAGCGGCTCAGGCGGGCGTACGCTATTCGCTGGAGAACCCCCACGCCTACATCGATAGCAATATCGTGGGCTTTACCAACATTCTCGAGTGCTGCCGCCATAACAACGTTGGCCATCTCGTCTACGCCAGCTCCAGCTCGGTGTACGGCATGAACAGCACCATGCCCTTCTCCGTGCACGACAATGTGGACCATCCGATTTCGCTCTACGCCGCCAGTAAGAAGGCCAACGAGCTGATGGCGCATACCTATTCACACCTGTTCGACCTTCCTACCACCGGCCTGCGCTTCTTCACGGTGTACGGCCCCTGGGGCCGACCTGACATGGCCCTGTTCCTGTTCACCCGCGCCATTCTCGCCGGCGAGCCCCTCAAGGTATTCAACGAAGGCAAGATGCAGCGCGACTTCACCTACATTGACGACATCGTGGAAGGCGTGGTGCGTGTCACCGACAACACGGCCACCCCCAACCCCGACTGGGACAGCGCCAACCCAGACCCGGGCACATCCAGCGCGCCTTACCGTATCTTCAATATCGGCAACAATAACCCGGTAAAACTGCTCGACTACATCGGCGCTATCGAAAACGCTCTGGGCATGAAAGCCAAGCTCGAACTCCTGCCCATGCAGCCCGGGGATGTTCCCGCCACTGCCGCCAACATCGATGCCCTCGAGAACGCTGTGGGCTACCGGCCCAGCACCCCAGTCAGTGAAGGCATCGATAATTTCATTCGCTGGTACCGCGAGTTCTACGGCGCCTGA
- a CDS encoding HNH endonuclease signature motif containing protein, producing the protein MWCLRASGGHWSEGGETSLDNLVTLCRFHHRQLHRGRMEVVKDDVSAEILFVETPE; encoded by the coding sequence GTGTGGTGCCTGCGCGCATCCGGCGGGCACTGGTCCGAAGGGGGTGAGACAAGCCTCGACAACCTGGTGACCTTGTGCCGGTTTCACCACCGGCAGCTGCATCGTGGGCGCATGGAGGTGGTGAAAGACGACGTCTCCGCAGAGATTCTATTTGTGGAGACGCCGGAGTAG
- a CDS encoding MraY family glycosyltransferase produces MLAIAAFVFIIGVFDDVKHINPWIRLGIEYGAGIVLATWGGISIQNVGNLLAMGDIPLLLLAAPLTALSVAGLCNAYNMLDGIDGVSSSLVALPLAVLFGLAVNAGHPHANALLLMLIPIGVFLLFNLGPNNALLPKMFLGDSGSITLGFLVTAALVFFSQGETAIIEPVTALWLVCLPLMDMLATMLRRARKRLPLMEADRMHLHHTLVDTTGLGKRAALAVMVSYGAIAAAAGLALEALPAYVSLALYFLLFAIHCGFVIKAESLATKKPGKPALLP; encoded by the coding sequence ATGCTGGCCATCGCGGCGTTCGTTTTTATTATCGGCGTCTTTGACGATGTGAAACACATCAACCCTTGGATCCGGCTGGGCATCGAGTATGGCGCGGGCATTGTGCTCGCGACTTGGGGCGGAATATCTATACAGAATGTCGGCAACTTACTCGCGATGGGAGACATTCCCCTGCTCTTGCTCGCAGCGCCACTGACAGCACTCTCGGTGGCCGGGCTGTGCAACGCCTACAATATGCTTGATGGAATCGACGGGGTGTCATCATCGCTGGTCGCGCTGCCGCTGGCGGTGCTCTTTGGCCTGGCGGTAAACGCCGGCCACCCCCACGCCAACGCGTTGCTGCTGATGCTCATTCCGATAGGTGTCTTCCTGTTGTTCAACCTGGGCCCCAACAATGCGCTGCTGCCGAAAATGTTTCTTGGTGATAGCGGCAGCATTACCCTTGGTTTTCTGGTCACTGCAGCGCTGGTATTTTTTTCGCAAGGGGAAACGGCGATCATCGAACCGGTAACGGCACTCTGGCTGGTATGTCTGCCACTCATGGATATGCTGGCGACCATGCTGCGGCGCGCGAGAAAACGGCTTCCACTGATGGAAGCAGACCGCATGCACCTGCACCACACATTGGTGGATACTACGGGACTTGGCAAACGCGCGGCGCTGGCGGTGATGGTCTCGTACGGTGCGATTGCGGCGGCGGCGGGCCTGGCGCTGGAAGCGCTCCCTGCCTATGTCAGCCTGGCACTCTACTTCTTGCTGTTCGCTATTCACTGTGGCTTCGTTATAAAAGCGGAGTCACTCGCCACTAAAAAACCTGGCAAACCAGCCCTTCTGCCGTGA
- a CDS encoding tyrosine-protein phosphatase, with product MIDLHCHMLPGIDDGARDLESALRMAELAVADGITMTACTPHIYPGLFENTHAGIREAVASFREELKKANIPLELTYGADIQVVPDLVRGLQDGTLPSLNSSRYFLFEPPHHVPLPRMADLIHNALLAGYVPVITHPERLTYIESDFDKFVGVARAGAWIQLTGGSLLGRFGPRVKKIAERFLEEGYTHLLASDGHNLKNRTPELREARDAAALIVGEEEADRLVQGRPAAIIANTAPGEVPLPWGLDPEGTRPFNPSSRQKGWFARFFSGE from the coding sequence ATGATTGATCTTCACTGCCATATGCTGCCCGGGATAGACGATGGTGCCCGGGACCTCGAATCCGCCCTGCGTATGGCTGAACTGGCCGTAGCCGACGGCATTACGATGACCGCCTGCACTCCGCATATCTATCCGGGCTTGTTCGAAAACACACACGCCGGTATCCGCGAGGCAGTGGCCAGTTTTCGGGAAGAGTTGAAAAAGGCGAATATTCCTCTGGAATTGACGTATGGCGCTGACATTCAGGTGGTGCCGGACCTTGTGCGGGGCCTGCAGGATGGCACCCTGCCAAGCTTGAATAGCAGCCGCTATTTCCTGTTTGAACCCCCGCATCATGTGCCCCTGCCACGTATGGCGGATTTGATTCACAACGCCTTGCTGGCGGGTTATGTGCCTGTTATCACCCATCCTGAGCGGCTGACCTATATCGAGTCAGATTTTGACAAATTCGTGGGGGTCGCCCGGGCCGGCGCCTGGATTCAGCTCACAGGCGGCAGCCTGCTGGGGCGGTTTGGCCCCCGGGTAAAGAAAATTGCCGAGCGTTTTCTGGAAGAGGGTTACACGCATTTATTGGCATCTGATGGCCATAATCTCAAGAATCGCACGCCTGAACTGCGCGAGGCACGTGACGCGGCCGCACTCATCGTGGGCGAGGAAGAGGCTGACAGATTGGTGCAGGGAAGACCCGCAGCGATTATTGCCAATACTGCACCAGGTGAGGTGCCGCTGCCCTGGGGGTTGGACCCAGAGGGTACTCGCCCGTTTAATCCCTCATCACGGCAGAAGGGCTGGTTTGCCAGGTTTTTTAGTGGCGAGTGA
- a CDS encoding nucleotidyltransferase family protein, with protein MTAKSRTGSSLTGWEQLQLLCLLLTDSEPTSYIERINSTDSWPTLVDLASSHQCLPALAAKLNACAHLSCAPETTPASLNGLGRQVAVRTMSIYAQALRLAETLNKAEITPIFLKGTATLLSSKAADFAARDQADIDVVVEPANLRAACEQLVEAGYRFTTTRPNDNKGNVTTHRDIERALKESRYHHHLPPMTHPKATALVELHRYHLPAGFDQAGILEDLLNTAATHTAGDIRFRVPSFEHRAIHLILGSFVHDGYAATCRVPIRPALDYIQLMSEAAADNTKIDNASVAQTCGIRGEQFFYSLKWLFEVEAPMSFTEAKANALTERLIKARYNNARTATYLDTLGRVRHLGKKMLVSPGKLTGYIRNNLKG; from the coding sequence ATGACCGCTAAAAGTCGCACTGGCTCGAGCCTCACAGGCTGGGAGCAGCTACAGTTGCTGTGCCTATTGCTGACGGATAGTGAACCGACGAGTTACATTGAGCGCATCAATTCGACAGATAGCTGGCCGACACTCGTGGACCTCGCGAGCAGCCATCAGTGCCTGCCTGCGCTAGCCGCGAAGCTAAACGCGTGCGCCCACCTCTCTTGCGCACCAGAAACAACCCCTGCATCGCTGAATGGACTTGGCAGGCAAGTTGCCGTGCGGACAATGTCCATTTACGCACAAGCTCTGAGGCTGGCCGAAACCCTCAACAAGGCAGAAATAACGCCTATATTCCTAAAAGGTACTGCAACCCTTTTGAGTTCGAAGGCAGCAGATTTCGCGGCGAGAGACCAAGCGGATATCGACGTGGTCGTCGAGCCCGCTAATTTGCGCGCCGCTTGCGAGCAGCTGGTGGAGGCGGGCTATCGTTTTACTACCACAAGGCCCAACGACAACAAAGGAAATGTCACCACGCATAGAGACATTGAGAGAGCCCTAAAAGAATCTCGCTACCACCACCATCTGCCACCGATGACACACCCAAAAGCAACGGCATTGGTCGAGTTGCATCGTTACCATCTCCCCGCTGGCTTCGATCAGGCAGGAATTTTAGAGGACCTGCTCAACACCGCAGCTACACATACCGCCGGCGACATTCGTTTCAGGGTGCCCAGCTTCGAACACCGTGCCATTCACCTGATTCTCGGGAGTTTCGTTCACGATGGCTACGCCGCCACCTGCCGAGTGCCGATTCGGCCTGCTTTGGACTACATACAGTTGATGAGCGAGGCCGCGGCCGACAATACAAAAATTGATAACGCCAGCGTGGCCCAGACATGTGGCATTAGAGGGGAACAATTTTTCTATTCACTCAAGTGGCTATTCGAAGTAGAAGCGCCCATGTCATTTACAGAGGCTAAAGCCAATGCGCTCACTGAGCGACTTATAAAGGCTCGGTACAACAATGCGAGAACAGCGACTTACCTCGATACATTAGGCCGAGTTCGGCACCTTGGGAAAAAGATGCTAGTGAGCCCTGGTAAACTTACAGGGTATATCCGCAATAACTTGAAGGGATAG
- a CDS encoding FkbM family methyltransferase: MVSVTTIDKFCSTHGLKPNHVKIDVEGVEGKVLLGAREVLEQGNCKYICEWLGGAEKNREAANLLERCGYVALDPSCSDRVDLGSIEDHEDRNVLLVHSSKAPSLEILPKGTL, translated from the coding sequence ATGGTATCGGTCACCACTATTGACAAATTCTGCTCGACACACGGACTAAAGCCAAACCATGTTAAGATAGACGTCGAAGGGGTTGAAGGCAAAGTTCTTCTAGGCGCGAGAGAAGTTCTGGAGCAAGGAAATTGCAAGTACATTTGCGAATGGTTAGGTGGAGCGGAAAAGAATAGAGAAGCAGCCAACCTACTCGAGCGGTGTGGATACGTTGCTCTTGACCCTTCCTGCTCAGATAGAGTTGACCTAGGTAGCATTGAAGACCACGAAGATCGAAACGTACTTCTAGTCCATTCGAGCAAGGCCCCTTCATTAGAGATATTGCCCAAGGGAACCTTGTGA
- a CDS encoding acyltransferase family protein, producing the protein MFRFKYFFWSEIGYFNTDADLKPLLHTWSLAVEEQFYLLFPAFLVTTVHYGAKPQVVLLIILAVASLLLAEWGWRNAESANFYLAPTRAWELLVGSILALSSVRLSVQSANYVSMAGLALVTFSILVFDETVPTPSIYTLVPVLGTSLILIGAVRGTLVNALLSMRLLVFIGLISYSLYLFHQPILAFWRIRTQDEILGFDVLYFLITTFVCAALSWKVVEAPMRRSSFMPARLFLATLALSIAILSLFGVHVVRNEGLPNRLSSIVNDLDEIGSWSNYCLFQIDDGAPRDMPMSDCRYGRDRNTAYAIWGDSIAAAVAPSVAAEFANLDIGLLQLTHGHCAPISGVERAYHRWSSNCREFNKVAIEMILSNKIDTVILMANWDDFFGSEYLDFGGGDILSNNINVSEQLASSLDSTIDILRSNDISVTVVYPVVRSSKDVLRYIQQSLVHQVEWPLVQETRANALNSSEFSYRILDRISRPITRIYPEAEMCEEGLCTLSSNGELLVSDKIHPTEQGAAKLAKFFVRSMPIKSDIVN; encoded by the coding sequence ATATTTCGTTTCAAATATTTTTTCTGGAGCGAAATCGGCTATTTCAATACAGATGCAGATCTCAAGCCTTTGCTGCACACTTGGAGCCTTGCTGTAGAAGAACAATTTTACCTTCTCTTTCCTGCATTTCTTGTGACGACGGTGCACTACGGCGCCAAACCTCAGGTAGTACTTTTGATAATCCTTGCGGTAGCTAGTTTACTGCTGGCAGAGTGGGGCTGGCGTAACGCTGAATCAGCGAATTTTTACCTCGCACCGACTCGGGCTTGGGAGCTATTAGTCGGTTCTATCTTGGCGCTCTCAAGCGTTCGGTTGAGTGTGCAGTCAGCCAATTATGTTTCTATGGCTGGTCTGGCACTAGTTACATTTTCTATCTTAGTTTTTGACGAAACTGTCCCAACTCCATCGATATATACTCTTGTGCCTGTGTTGGGTACCTCTCTTATACTTATAGGAGCGGTTCGGGGAACGCTGGTAAATGCTCTTCTATCTATGCGTTTATTGGTTTTTATAGGACTCATAAGTTACAGTTTGTACCTGTTCCACCAGCCAATCTTGGCGTTTTGGCGTATACGCACGCAAGACGAAATATTGGGCTTCGATGTCCTCTATTTTCTTATTACTACATTTGTATGTGCGGCGCTTTCATGGAAGGTTGTGGAGGCGCCAATGAGACGATCTAGTTTTATGCCTGCAAGGTTGTTTCTTGCCACATTAGCACTGTCTATTGCGATTCTATCTCTTTTTGGGGTTCATGTGGTTCGAAATGAAGGCTTGCCTAATAGACTTTCATCCATAGTTAATGACCTTGATGAAATCGGTTCGTGGAGTAACTACTGCCTTTTTCAAATTGATGATGGCGCGCCGAGAGATATGCCAATGAGTGATTGTCGTTACGGTCGTGACAGGAATACAGCGTACGCAATCTGGGGAGATTCTATTGCTGCAGCTGTGGCTCCTTCTGTTGCAGCCGAATTTGCGAATCTTGATATAGGCCTGCTACAGCTAACGCATGGACATTGCGCACCAATAAGTGGGGTAGAGCGCGCGTATCACAGGTGGTCATCAAACTGCAGAGAGTTTAACAAAGTCGCTATCGAAATGATTTTATCTAATAAGATTGACACGGTTATATTGATGGCGAATTGGGATGACTTTTTTGGCTCAGAGTATCTCGATTTCGGAGGCGGGGACATATTATCAAATAACATTAACGTATCTGAGCAATTGGCATCTAGCCTCGATTCAACTATAGATATACTCAGAAGCAATGATATTAGTGTGACAGTTGTCTACCCTGTAGTAAGAAGCTCCAAAGACGTCCTACGTTATATTCAGCAGTCATTGGTACATCAAGTAGAATGGCCTCTTGTCCAGGAGACCCGAGCAAATGCACTCAATTCGTCTGAGTTTAGTTACAGAATTTTGGACAGAATATCACGCCCTATTACTAGAATTTATCCCGAGGCAGAAATGTGCGAGGAGGGCCTCTGTACGCTATCTTCCAATGGTGAGTTACTAGTATCTGACAAAATTCACCCTACAGAGCAGGGCGCAGCCAAGTTGGCGAAATTTTTTGTGAGATCTATGCCGATTAAGTCAGATATAGTGAACTGA
- a CDS encoding ABC transporter ATP-binding protein, with amino-acid sequence MIYLGVFSSTFICISNAFIAFTLWAQLRIAGNFRYSISTRLMAHYAEQDYTFFLDNNTAELHKNLISEIDFVSSSILRPVLRFIARLIASIAIILLIVFMDPILAAIVGFGFGLAYVLVFLFVRRKISRQGELRASSNTDRAKSANELLAGIKTIKMLGKETYFLRKFAIAVKDNTRTTAMNGFLGELPRYLLEAITLVSVILVATIFLGTDENFIQKIPMMGVYIYAGYRLLPNLQQVYASYVQLGFGHAGLDNLYLAMREVTEINSEPDPKVEKRFRLSDCIELRDTTFTYPGADRPSLDSLNCKILAHRTYGVVGKTGAGKSTFIDLLLGLLPGYRGAILVDGCRLSERNLGGWRKTIGYVPQSIYLSDTTISENIAFGVHKDCMDEERIRRAAKIAQADEFIHLLPNGFKTVVGERGVRLSGGQVQRIGIARALYSSPEILIFDEATSALDKDTEAALVESLKKLHGNKTIIIVAHRLETLKYCDSIIRLENGSIAEIENLS; translated from the coding sequence TTGATTTATCTTGGTGTTTTTTCTTCAACCTTTATTTGCATTAGTAATGCCTTTATTGCTTTTACTCTCTGGGCGCAGCTCAGAATTGCGGGAAATTTCCGCTACTCTATTTCAACCAGATTGATGGCTCATTACGCAGAACAGGATTATACGTTTTTTTTAGACAATAATACTGCTGAGCTTCACAAGAATTTGATATCGGAAATTGATTTCGTATCTAGCTCGATCCTCAGGCCTGTGTTGCGATTTATAGCGCGCTTAATAGCTTCCATCGCGATAATACTACTAATTGTCTTTATGGACCCGATACTCGCAGCGATTGTTGGCTTTGGTTTTGGACTGGCTTATGTGCTTGTTTTTCTTTTTGTTAGGCGGAAGATTAGTAGGCAAGGGGAGTTGAGAGCAAGCTCCAATACTGATCGAGCGAAGTCAGCCAATGAACTGTTGGCCGGCATAAAGACCATAAAGATGCTTGGTAAGGAGACGTATTTTCTCCGTAAATTCGCGATAGCAGTGAAAGATAACACCAGAACGACGGCGATGAATGGTTTCTTGGGTGAGCTTCCTAGATATCTTCTGGAAGCTATTACGCTAGTAAGCGTCATACTTGTGGCTACTATTTTCCTCGGGACAGACGAAAATTTTATACAGAAAATTCCGATGATGGGAGTGTACATTTACGCTGGCTATCGCTTGCTCCCAAATTTGCAGCAAGTGTACGCGTCATACGTCCAGCTAGGCTTCGGCCATGCAGGGCTCGACAATCTCTATTTGGCTATGCGCGAAGTGACTGAAATAAATTCGGAACCTGATCCAAAGGTCGAGAAGCGGTTTAGATTGAGTGATTGTATCGAACTGCGTGATACAACATTCACCTACCCAGGCGCGGATAGACCAAGTTTGGATTCACTTAATTGCAAAATATTAGCTCATAGAACATATGGTGTGGTTGGAAAAACAGGCGCGGGAAAAAGTACATTCATTGATTTGTTACTTGGCTTGTTACCAGGCTATCGAGGCGCAATATTAGTTGACGGCTGTCGACTGTCGGAGCGAAATCTTGGCGGCTGGAGAAAAACTATCGGTTACGTACCTCAATCTATCTACCTCAGTGACACTACTATCTCCGAAAATATCGCGTTCGGTGTGCATAAAGATTGCATGGACGAGGAGAGGATTCGAAGGGCCGCAAAGATAGCCCAGGCCGATGAGTTCATCCACTTGCTACCGAACGGCTTTAAAACTGTAGTGGGTGAGCGTGGGGTCCGTCTTTCAGGAGGCCAAGTCCAGAGGATTGGCATAGCAAGGGCTTTGTATAGCAGCCCGGAAATACTCATTTTCGATGAGGCTACTAGTGCGCTGGACAAAGATACCGAGGCCGCTTTAGTAGAGTCTCTTAAAAAACTCCATGGAAACAAAACAATTATAATAGTTGCTCATCGCCTAGAGACACTTAAATACTGCGATAGCATCATTAGGCTAGAGAATGGTTCGATCGCCGAAATAGAAAATTTGAGCTAA